The Syngnathus typhle isolate RoL2023-S1 ecotype Sweden linkage group LG11, RoL_Styp_1.0, whole genome shotgun sequence genome contains a region encoding:
- the bloc1s1 gene encoding biogenesis of lysosome-related organelles complex 1 subunit 1 produces MKMLSRLLKEHQAKQNERREQQERRRREAINAATCLTEALVDHLNVGVAQAYVNQRKLDHEVKTLQVQAGQFSKQTAQWISMVEGFNQALKEIGDVENWARSIEMDMRTIATALEYVHKGQLQSAPS; encoded by the exons ATGAAGATGTTGTCTCGTTTGCTGAAGGAGCACCAGGCGAAGCAAAACGAGCGGAGGGAGCAGCAGG AACGACGTAGACGTGAAGCCATCAACGCAGCTACCTGCCTTACGGAAGCCCTGGTGGACCATCTCAACGTTGG CGTGGCCCAGGCGTACGTCAACCAACGCAAGCTCGACCACGAGGTGAAAACTCTCCAAGTTCAGGCTGGTCAGTTTTCCAAGCAGACTGCGCAGTGGATTAGCATGGTAGAGGGCTTCAATCAGGCCTTGAAG GAAATTGGTGATGTGGAGAACTGGGCCCGCAGCATTGAGATGGACATGAGGACCATCGCCACAGCTCTGGAGTACGTGCACAAGGGTCAGCTTCAGTCGGCCCCCTCGTAG